Proteins from a single region of Oncorhynchus tshawytscha isolate Ot180627B linkage group LG03, Otsh_v2.0, whole genome shotgun sequence:
- the vgll3 gene encoding transcription cofactor vestigial-like protein 3, whose product MSCLDVMFHQSYGGHYLPASSAAAAYKAAYYHHQHQQQKKLGVYSRMQQDSTEQQFPGGRQQQQRGGGGGRQAGEKGVRQGLEVSGLGGTWRSGKDSQPAEAEYLSSRCVLFTYFHGNIEDVVDEHFSRALSQPSTFTGETRSSRCTPIHTSASAGLWKDSVSLSEGQCNSLSSSLWGGGYQSQTSPCLPIHPDFSPIPAGFHAPDRALWTGHALPQPSLPPPTSIPDPWAYSLSPQTSASCTHVHDVYPPTHPHTHMHPRHTHTVLHPHPSHDPCLNPRFSPLLLTGVKTQSPLAHSPAGHSTHSNTHSSQSPGIHSGVKTEVEQASPPTLTPSAWPTALHTPMDIYDSGLDQDKVKAVWF is encoded by the exons ATGAGTTGTCTGGATGTGATGTTTCACCAGAGTTATGGAGGCCACTACCTCCCTGCGTCTTCAGCAGCAGCAGCCTACAAAGCAGCATACTATCACCATCAGCACCAGCAACAG AAGAAGCTGGGTGTTTACAGTAGGATGCAGCAGGACAGCACCGAGCAGCAGTTTCCAGGGGGGAGACAGCAACAGCAgcgtgggggtggaggggggaggcaggctggggagaAGGGGGTCCGACAGGGCCTGGAGGTTTCTGGGCTGGGGGGCACTTGGAGGTCTGGGAAGGACAGCCAGCCGGCTGAGGCAGAGTACCTGAGCTCCAGGTGTGTCCTGTTCACCTATTTCCACGGCAACATCGAGGATGTGGTGGATGAGCATTTCTCCAGGGCTCTGAGCCAACCCAGCACCTTCACTGGAGAGACCAGGAGCTCCAGGTGCACACCCATTCACACCTCTGCCTCGGCTGGACTGTGGAAAG ACAGTGTATCTCTCTCAGAAGGCCAGTGTaattctctgtcctcttctctgtgGGGTGGAGGTTACCAGTCCCAGACCAGCCCCTGTCTGCCCATCCACCCAGACTTCTCCCCCATCCCTGCAGGCTTCCATGCCCCAGACAGAGCTCTGTGGACAGGCCACGCTCTGCCCCAGCCCAGCCTCCCTCCTCCAACCTCTATCCCTGACCCCTGGGCCTACAGCCTCAGCCCCCAGACCTCCGCAAGCTGCACACACGTCCACGACgtctacccacccacacaccctcacacacacatgcacccccggcacacacacacagtattacatCCCCACCCGTCCCATGACCCATGCCTAAACCCCAGGTTCAGCCCTCTGCTCCTGACTGGTGTGAAGACTCAGAGCCCCCTAGCCCACAGCCCTGCTGgacacagcacacacagtaacacacacagcaGCCAGAGCCCAGGGATACACAGTGGTGTGAAGACAGAGGTGGAGCAGGCCAGCcccccaaccctgaccccctcAGCCTGGCCCACAGCTCTACACACACCCATGGATATCTACGACTCAG gtctggaTCAGGACAAAGTGAAGGCTGTTTGGTTCTGA